One Branchiostoma floridae strain S238N-H82 chromosome 15, Bfl_VNyyK, whole genome shotgun sequence DNA window includes the following coding sequences:
- the LOC118431313 gene encoding NXPE family member 3-like isoform X2: MRLVSWMKIRKDIKTCVKTHRLPRLLCAAQIPGRPPCIPGTPLQTPAGFYIQDVYISTMCENKQYNVPMEWMGCLAGKTIQILGDSTARQLYYYLKANLPVKDLTPKGVPPKFGPLHLRYPQTDINIKFNFHSHPAKTFSPVNVKDIVDEVDLIGGLEGGKNVVLVISIWSHFVQTFLSAYLDRMLAVRAAVVRLQTRSPDTLVVLKSANTRWNPVITTSDWYGWQLDQIQREVFRDVPVAWLDAWDMTSAGDRQDNIHPADAVVLQEIQMLMSYICQ; the protein is encoded by the exons ATGAGGCTCGTCTCCTGGATGAAAA TTAGGAAAGACATAAAGACATGTGTGAAGACCCATCGCCTTCCCAGATTGCTGTGCGCGGCGCAGATTCCCGGAAGACCCCCCTGTATTCCCGGAACCCCCCTCCAGACCCCGGCCGGGTTCTACATCCAGGACGTGTACATCTCCACCATGTGTGAGAACAAACAGTACAACGTGCCCATGGAGTGGATGGG CTGCCTGGCCGGTAAGACCATACAGATCCTAGGCGACTCCACAGCGCGCCAGCTGTACTACTATCTGAAGGCAAACCTGCCGGTTAAGGACCTGACTCCGAAGGGCGTTCCGCCGAAATTCGGACCGTTACATCTCCGGTACCCACAG ACAGACATCAACATCAAGTTCAACTTCCACAGCCACCCGGCCAAAACCTTCAGCCCGGTCAATGTCAAGGACATCGTGGATGAAGTGGACCTGATTGGCGGACTGGAAGGCGGGAAGAACGTGGTCCTGGTGATCTCCATATGGTCACATTTCGTGCAGACCTTCCTCAGTGC GTACTTGGACCGCATGCTAGCCGTGCGCGCGGCTGTGGTGCGGCTGCAGACGCGCAGTCCCGACACGTTAGTGGTGCTGAAGTCTGCCAACACCCGCTGGAATCCTGTCATCACCACCAGCGACTG GTACGGCTGGCAGCTGGACCAGATCCAGAGGGAGGTGTTCCGGGACGTTCCTGTGGCCTGGTTGGACGCCTGGGACATGACGTCAGCAGGGGACCGTCAGGACAACATCCACCCAGCGGACGCCGTGGTACTGCAGGAGATACAGATGTTGATGTCGTATATCTGCCAGTGA
- the LOC118431313 gene encoding NXPE family member 3-like isoform X1, translated as MRCEDRVSHVFLPGNFPNVSKDEARLLDENGPFYKKTIKAKGKDKIIVKDIVRKDIKTCVKTHRLPRLLCAAQIPGRPPCIPGTPLQTPAGFYIQDVYISTMCENKQYNVPMEWMGCLAGKTIQILGDSTARQLYYYLKANLPVKDLTPKGVPPKFGPLHLRYPQTDINIKFNFHSHPAKTFSPVNVKDIVDEVDLIGGLEGGKNVVLVISIWSHFVQTFLSAYLDRMLAVRAAVVRLQTRSPDTLVVLKSANTRWNPVITTSDWYGWQLDQIQREVFRDVPVAWLDAWDMTSAGDRQDNIHPADAVVLQEIQMLMSYICQ; from the exons ATGCGCTGTGAGGACAGGGTGTCTCACGTCTTCTTACCGGGAAACTTCCCAAACGTCTCCAAGGATGAGGCTCGTCTCCTGGATGAAAA TGGTCCGTTTTACAAGAAGACAATCAAAGCAAAGGGGAAAGACAAGATCATCGTTAAAGACATCG TTAGGAAAGACATAAAGACATGTGTGAAGACCCATCGCCTTCCCAGATTGCTGTGCGCGGCGCAGATTCCCGGAAGACCCCCCTGTATTCCCGGAACCCCCCTCCAGACCCCGGCCGGGTTCTACATCCAGGACGTGTACATCTCCACCATGTGTGAGAACAAACAGTACAACGTGCCCATGGAGTGGATGGG CTGCCTGGCCGGTAAGACCATACAGATCCTAGGCGACTCCACAGCGCGCCAGCTGTACTACTATCTGAAGGCAAACCTGCCGGTTAAGGACCTGACTCCGAAGGGCGTTCCGCCGAAATTCGGACCGTTACATCTCCGGTACCCACAG ACAGACATCAACATCAAGTTCAACTTCCACAGCCACCCGGCCAAAACCTTCAGCCCGGTCAATGTCAAGGACATCGTGGATGAAGTGGACCTGATTGGCGGACTGGAAGGCGGGAAGAACGTGGTCCTGGTGATCTCCATATGGTCACATTTCGTGCAGACCTTCCTCAGTGC GTACTTGGACCGCATGCTAGCCGTGCGCGCGGCTGTGGTGCGGCTGCAGACGCGCAGTCCCGACACGTTAGTGGTGCTGAAGTCTGCCAACACCCGCTGGAATCCTGTCATCACCACCAGCGACTG GTACGGCTGGCAGCTGGACCAGATCCAGAGGGAGGTGTTCCGGGACGTTCCTGTGGCCTGGTTGGACGCCTGGGACATGACGTCAGCAGGGGACCGTCAGGACAACATCCACCCAGCGGACGCCGTGGTACTGCAGGAGATACAGATGTTGATGTCGTATATCTGCCAGTGA
- the LOC118431671 gene encoding pro-resilin-like yields the protein MDTEFYDVSNETMCPEGFNLTRNGTLCARASGDYVPADPSVLLYIIGVLTFYGCSLLFLLLKFVRSEQEDIALERYHEIYIERQELRDEMSRGFVRGGRAGGTAGVPGVSRGLLRGGRADDPAGVTGVSRGFVRGGRPGGPAGVPGMPRGFVRGGKAGGPAGVSRGLIRGGRAGRPAGVSRGLIRDGRAGGPAGVPGLGRGSIRGGRAFKSAQFPGMDQDFIREENGDGKHCKEKS from the exons ATGGATACGGAATTCTATGACGTGTCGAACGAGACGATGTGCCCAGAGGGCTTCAACTTGACGCGGAACGGGACCCTCTGCGCACGCGCATCAGGAGACTACGTACCAGCGGATCCGAGTGTTCTACTCTACATtatag GTGTGCTGACGTTTTACGGCTGCAGTTTACTCTTCCTGCTTCTGAAATTCGTCCGGTCGGAGCAGGAGGACATTGCGCTGGAGAGATACCACGAGATCTACATCGAGAGGCAGGAGCTGAGAGACGAGATGTCCCGGGGATTCGTACGGGGAGGCAGGGCAGGCGGGACCGCCGGGGTGCCCGGGGTGTCCCGGGGACTCTTACGGGGTGGGAGGGCAGACGATCCTGCCGGGGTGACCGGGGTGTCCCGGGGGTTTGTACGGGGTGGGAGGCCAGGTGGGCCCGCCGGGGTGCCCGGGATGCCCCGGGGGTTTGTAAGGGGTGGCAAGGCAGGTGGGCCCGCCGGGGTGTCCCGGGGGTTGATACGGGGCGGGAGAGCAGGTAGGCCCGCCGGGGTGTCCCGGGGGTTGATACGGGATGGGAGGGCAGGTGGGCCCGCCGGGGTGCCCGGGTTGGGTCGGGGTTCGATACGAGGCGGGAGGGCGTTCAAGTCCGCCCAGTTTCCCGGGATGGATCAGGATTTTATACGAGAAGAGAACGGAGATGGCAAGCATTGCAAAGAAAAGAGCTAA